The sequence AATATCAGCTTCTCAAAGTTGATTAGAACCATTAATAATTCTGTTCATAGCTATTTTTCTTGGATATTTAGGTTTCATTTCCCTTTGGGGCTTAAGTATTCTAAGTTGCTTACAGATTATATATACTTTCTTTTTATTAATAATAAGGTTATATTTTTTCCTTAAAA is a genomic window of Caldisalinibacter kiritimatiensis containing:
- a CDS encoding IS3 family transposase; amino-acid sequence: MKYIKELIKGQAYCYGYIKITHLLRKKYNLIINKKKVYIICKQLRILKPQREMKPKYPRKIAMNRIINGSNQL